The window CCGAAGAATCCCAAGAAGGAGAAGGGGTGGGTGGCGGAGCCCGGCCGGCAGAAGGCTCTGCTCTCACATTTCTGGGGAAAGCTTCAGAAGAAGCAGTCACTGGTCTTCTTCTACTGCAAGGACGGCCACCCGTTTGCGGAGCACCTTCAGCGCATCCTGGTCGGCGTGAGCCGAATCTCCGAGATCGGCGAGCAGCTGTACTTCGGTTCTACCGAGAAGAACCCGGCCGAGCGATATCCGATCTGGTCCCGTCGGATCACCCACGACTTCGAGCACCAGGGTGTCAGGCTTCCCTATCAGGAGTACCTGCGGGGCGGACACGATTCCGCGCGCATCCTGTGCCGCATACCCGATGCCGACACGTTCAACTTCTCCTACGTCGCCGAGCATGTGACCGACGACGTTGCCGTGGGCGCGCTGACGCGCCTGCTGCAATCCGTCCAGGCGGTGAGAGACGACGGCAAGGTCCCTGGAGACTGGGACGCCTCGCTTGAGCGTCTGAACGACATGCTGGCCGAGGTCTGGCGGAACCGTGGCCCCTTCCCCGGTATTGGCAGCGTGCTGGAGTTTCTCAACTGTCCGAGTGGAACAGCATTTCAGAAGCAGGTCTTGGCACCGCTCCTCGCCAAGGGTGAGAACTCGTGGGAATACACCCTGGCCATCCTCGATGGTCGCCGAAAGTGCGAACATAAGGAGTACACCAAGGCGTTGGGCGAGGCCGCCGAGAGGTGGACGGCCTTCAAGGCGCCGCGGCGCAACCTGCTGGCTCTTCTCGCCCGCTTCGAGTTGTCGCGGGCCCAGGTGGAGCGAATTGCCAAGCCCGACCTGCGGGCAGCATGCGGCATCGCCGGTACCGAAGAGCAGATCGTCGCCAATGCCTACCTCCTTTGCGAGCAGGACCAAGGCGACGGCGAGTCCGACTTGGTCGGCCTCGAAACGATTGACCGGGGAATGCGGCCCGAGGGAGACGCCGCTCATTTCCTTGCAAAGGAGGATGTTTGCGGCGCCGACGACCGCAGGCGTGTGCGGGCCGCCGCGGTCGCGGTCCTTCAGACGGCCGCGAGCGATGGGGACACACTGCTGCCTTTCGCTGAGACGATCCAGCGGATCAACGCGCTCTTCCCCGAACGCCGCGCGTGCCGCCCCGACCGGGACCTGGTCATTGGCCAGGCCGATTACTACAGAGAGGTTCTCGATTTCCGAACGGATGTCACTCCGGCCACAGCGGCGTTGAAATCGCTCGCTGACCTGGAGCGGCAGGTCTGCCAGTGCCTGGCTGGGCGCGTGAAGCGGAAGAACGCACCGCCGAAGGCCGGATGGAGTTGGGAAAGGCTGTTGCTCGAGGAGTTTGGTAAGTCAGGATCGAAGCTCCCTCCCGAGGTCGAGGAGCGGGCCCGAAAGGAGAAGGCCGATGCGCTGGCCAAGATGTACGAGGGCCGGATCAGCGTCCTTTGCGGACGCGCCGGGACCGGCAAAACCTCGGTGCTGAATGTGTTCCTCAAGGGCCTAGAGCAGATCGAGGGCAAGAAGCCGATTCTGCTCCTCGCGCCGACCGGCAAGGCCCGTGTACGCATGATGGAGCGGACCAAGAGGGACGATGCGCTGACCATCCACCAGTTCCTGATGCACAACGAGTGGATCAACAAGACCAACTTCGCGCTCAAGCTGGAGGGGGGCGCGGCCAAGGCAAAGCCAACCGTGATCGTTGACGAGGCGTCGATGATCCCAATGGATCTGCTCGGCGTCCTGTTCCGGGCGCTCGAGATGAATGACGTAAAGCGGCTCATCCTGGTCGGCGACCCCAACCAGTTGCCGCCCATCGGCCCCGGTCGTCCGTTCGTAGACATCATCGCTTGGCTCGAAGCGGACGAGCAGCGGAAGAAGTACCTGGCCCGCCTGACCGAGCGGGCAAGACACGAGGATCACGAGAGCCAGGCGCTCCAGCTTGCGGACTGCTACTTGCGCGACGACCCGACGCTCGGCGCGGACGAAGTGCTGTCCCGAGTCGCTCGCAAGGAAGTCGCTGGCGACCTGGAAGTGTGGTACTGGCAGAACACCAGTCAACTGGAAGAGCATCTCGCGGCCAGCATGAAGAAGCACTTGGGGCTGACTGACGACAAGAAGTCCTACATCCCGTTCAACGCAAGCCTCGGTATCACGGACGCGGGCATGAAGCCACCGGAAGCGGAGCGCTGGCAGATCCTCTGCCCGGTTCGCACCGATGAGCACGGCACAAACGAACTCAACCGAAAGATCCAGGCGAAGTATCGTGGCGGGCTGCTCGCCTCCACCAAGTCGTTCGGGGATCAAGAAATCGTCTGGACAGACAAGGTGATCCAGTCGTTCAACCGTCGTATGCTGGCGTGGCCCAGGAACACTGGGCTCGACTACGTCGCCAACGGCGAGATCGGGCTGGTCGTAAAGACATTCAAGGAACCTGCCTGCCTGGACGTGGGCTTCTCGACCCAGCCCGACGTCACGTATCGCTATTTCAGTGGGCAAGTCAACGAGAACCTGGAACTGGCCTATGCCTTGACTGTTCACCGCGCTCAGGGGAGCGACTTCGAGACGGTGTTCTTGGTTCTCCCCAAGCGGGCGGCAACGCTTTCGCGGGAATTGCTCTACACAGGCCTGACGCGATTCCGCCGTCGAATGGTCCTGCTGATTGAGAAGGACACAGCGGTCCTCGAGGAGCAGCGCAGCCCAGCGTGCTCCGACACACTGCTGCGCAACACGAACATGTTCGTGCTTTCCGTCCGGCCCGAAGCCGATGACCGCTGGCACGCCGCTCACCTCATCCACCGCACGAAACCGACCTCAAAGTACCCGAGTGGTGTCCTGGTGCAGTCCAAGTCCGAGGTCATCGTCGCCAACATCCTCACCGACCTCGGATTGAGCTGGGAGTATGAGCAGAAGCTCCTCAACAAGAATAATAACCCGACCGACTTCCGCTGGCCGGACTTCACGGTGAACTTTCAGGGCGACACCTTCTATTGGGAACATCGAGGAATGCTGGGCTCACCGACCTACAAGGACAGGTGGGTGCGGAAGGAGCAGTGGTACAAGGACAACGGCTACTTCGACCAGCTGATCACGTCCGAGGACGGGCTCGATGGGAGCATTGATGCCGCTCAGATTGAGGCTACGGCCCGACGGCGGGTCCTCGGCACATAGCTGAGTACGATGAGGTGCCGTCGCGCTCGCGACCGAACGAGGCGCAGACTTCTGCGTGACATCAGCCGCCGGTGTCCGGCAATGACATGCGCGTGAGTTCGTGGGGATACGCCGGACGAGCGGCGTACTGCATGAACGCGATGAGGAGCGGCGTGGCATGGCGCTCACGGATTCGTTGCACCCGCTTCAAGCCGTCGACCTTGAAGGTCCACGATTCTGAGGCGCCAAACTCCACCGACGGCTGAAATTTGCAGCCCTCCGGAATCCGAATCAGGGATCGCAACAGGCGATTGCGCTCTTGTTCCTTCAGAGGCGGTGTCGCTGCAGCGGCGCCAGTCGATGCGCCAGTCGCCGGTTGCGCCTTCGTCGGCTTTGGAGTCTGCTCCATAACCGCGCGGTAGAGCGAGACGACCTCCTTCTTTACCCTGCCCTGCAGTTCGGGGAGCCTGGCTCTCCATGACGCCTGCAAAGCGCCGGAAGCCGTTGTCGCGGACGTCAGTTCGCACGCGCCGCCTGGAGAGATCACGGTGAGGTCAAGCAACCAGATTGGTACGTACATGACCCGATCAAAGAGCACCGTGAGCGCGGTACCGTCCAAGTTACCGTTGGCGATCGTGAATGCACGCTCGTCGTTTGTACTGCAACTCGAAGCGGTGCAGCCATCGGCCTCGCCAGCAGCCAGCGGTTGGCCAGCAAGTGGTTCGGTAGCGGGTGTTGACGATCCTTTCGGTGATGGCACGGCAGCAGCGGCTTGCGCCGGTGCCGCAGCCGCAGGGGCGGCCGCCTCTGGGGTAGAAGCGACTTTGGTCGCCTGCAGTTCTACGAGAGCCACCACTCGATCCTCGTCTCGGTTGCGCTTGCCATTGGACCGAATCGCCAAGTCGCAGCTTTGAGCGATCAGAACATATCGCCTTTGCTTGAACTCGAAAATATCCCCCAAGTCCAACGGGAGAAAGAGGCCGTCCATGTCCGTAGCGGAATCCACAACCTCCAAATGCTGGAGCCGAGATGCCTGCGCAACGACTGCGGGGGTCACTTCGCCTGTCCGAAGTCTGGCCAGGGGCTCGATTGCCGTCACGAGGTCGTGGACAGTCTGATCCGTGCGGAGGGATCTCCGGACGGCCTTCTCTTGGCCAACCCAGATCACTCGTGTTACGGTGTCCGGGCACCATGCCCCCTCAGTCAGCGATGAATGAACAATGATCCGCTCGAACTCGTCCACGCCCATCTGTTCCAGTGCCGCGATCGCAGACTGAGCGGCGGCGGACATCGCCGCGCGTACCTTGCCCTTCAAGTCCACGAACTGATCTTGGAGAA of the Phycisphaeraceae bacterium genome contains:
- a CDS encoding ATP-dependent RecD-like DNA helicase, with protein sequence MVHLSARLVWHDRAWDGHVCDQPGKNVYCVAHKHVREAFRDPVKVEREEKAASLPLLELDGWRPPCSRDPLAFSRVGAATMHEDPLERRALLPVPEKLPPYSICPSPYLWMREDNFRFLCEREGLALPGPKNPKKEKGWVAEPGRQKALLSHFWGKLQKKQSLVFFYCKDGHPFAEHLQRILVGVSRISEIGEQLYFGSTEKNPAERYPIWSRRITHDFEHQGVRLPYQEYLRGGHDSARILCRIPDADTFNFSYVAEHVTDDVAVGALTRLLQSVQAVRDDGKVPGDWDASLERLNDMLAEVWRNRGPFPGIGSVLEFLNCPSGTAFQKQVLAPLLAKGENSWEYTLAILDGRRKCEHKEYTKALGEAAERWTAFKAPRRNLLALLARFELSRAQVERIAKPDLRAACGIAGTEEQIVANAYLLCEQDQGDGESDLVGLETIDRGMRPEGDAAHFLAKEDVCGADDRRRVRAAAVAVLQTAASDGDTLLPFAETIQRINALFPERRACRPDRDLVIGQADYYREVLDFRTDVTPATAALKSLADLERQVCQCLAGRVKRKNAPPKAGWSWERLLLEEFGKSGSKLPPEVEERARKEKADALAKMYEGRISVLCGRAGTGKTSVLNVFLKGLEQIEGKKPILLLAPTGKARVRMMERTKRDDALTIHQFLMHNEWINKTNFALKLEGGAAKAKPTVIVDEASMIPMDLLGVLFRALEMNDVKRLILVGDPNQLPPIGPGRPFVDIIAWLEADEQRKKYLARLTERARHEDHESQALQLADCYLRDDPTLGADEVLSRVARKEVAGDLEVWYWQNTSQLEEHLAASMKKHLGLTDDKKSYIPFNASLGITDAGMKPPEAERWQILCPVRTDEHGTNELNRKIQAKYRGGLLASTKSFGDQEIVWTDKVIQSFNRRMLAWPRNTGLDYVANGEIGLVVKTFKEPACLDVGFSTQPDVTYRYFSGQVNENLELAYALTVHRAQGSDFETVFLVLPKRAATLSRELLYTGLTRFRRRMVLLIEKDTAVLEEQRSPACSDTLLRNTNMFVLSVRPEADDRWHAAHLIHRTKPTSKYPSGVLVQSKSEVIVANILTDLGLSWEYEQKLLNKNNNPTDFRWPDFTVNFQGDTFYWEHRGMLGSPTYKDRWVRKEQWYKDNGYFDQLITSEDGLDGSIDAAQIEATARRRVLGT